One genomic segment of Cinclus cinclus chromosome 31, bCinCin1.1, whole genome shotgun sequence includes these proteins:
- the SF3B4 gene encoding splicing factor 3B subunit 4 isoform X1 has translation MAAGPISERNQDATVYVGGLDEKVSEPLLWELFLQAGPVVNTHMPKDRVTGQHQGYGFVEFLSEEDADYAIKIMNMIKLYGKPIRVNKASAHNKNLDVGANIFIGNLDPEIDEKLLYDTFSAFGVILQTPKIMRDPDTGNSKGYAFINFASFDASDAAIEAMNGQYLCNRPITVSYAFKKDSKGERHGSAAERLLAAQNPLSQADRPHQLFADAPPPPSVPTPVVTALGPGVTPPGLPPPGSFPPPVPPPGALPPGMPPAMPPPPMPPGAGAPGPPSGAAPAGGHPPHPHPFPPGGMHHPARFQQQKPLCTSACQTQLKFQTQLEFRFLGVPGAASQHP, from the exons ATGGCGGCGGGACCGATTTCGGAGAGGAACCAGG ATGCCACGGTCTACGTGGGGGGGCTGGACGAGAAGGTCAGCGAGCCCCTGCTGTGGGAGCTCTTCCTGCAGGCCGGGCCCGTGGTCAACACGCACATGCCCAAGGACCGGGTCACGGGCCAGCACCAGG GGTACGGCTTTGTGGAGTTCCTGAGCGAGGAGGACGCTGACTACGCCATCAAGATCATGAACATGATCAAGCTCTACGGAAAACCCATCCGGGTGAACAAGGCCTCGGCCCACAACAAGAACCTGGACGTGGGCGCCAACATCTTCATTGGCAACCTGGACCCCGAGATTGATGAGAAGCTGCTCTACGACACTTTCAGCGCCTTTGGGGTCATCCTGCAGACCCCCAAGATCATGCGGGACCCCGACACGGGCAACTCCAAGGGCTACGCCTTCATCAACTTTGCCAGCTTCGATGCATCGGATGCAGCCATCGAGGCCATGAACGGGCAGTACCTGTGCAACCGCCCCATCACCGTGTCCTACGCCTTCAAGAAGGACTCCAAGGGCGAGCGGCACGGCTCGGCGGCTGAGCGGCTGCTGGCGGCGCAGAACCCCCTCTCCCAGGCTGACCGGCCCCACCAGCTCTTCGCCGatgcccccccacccccatccGTGCCCACGCCCGTGGTCACCGCGCTGGGGCCTGGGGTCACCCCCCCAG GCCTGCCTCCCCCTGGCTCGTTCCCGCCGCCAGTGCCGCCGCCCGGAGCGCTGCCCCCCGGGATGCCCCCGGCCATGCCCCCCCCGCCGATGCCACCGGGAGCCGGAGCCCCTGGGCCCCCCTCGGGAGCCGCCCCGGCCGGGGGACACCCCCCGCACCCGCACCCCTTCCCGCCAGGAGGGATGCACCACCCAG CCCgtttccagcagcagaagccCCTCTGCACCTCTGCTTGCCAGACCCAGCTGAAATTCCAGACCCAGCTGGAATTTCGGTTTCTGGGagtgcctggagctgcttcccagcatcCTTAA
- the SF3B4 gene encoding splicing factor 3B subunit 4 isoform X2 — translation MAAGPISERNQDATVYVGGLDEKVSEPLLWELFLQAGPVVNTHMPKDRVTGQHQGYGFVEFLSEEDADYAIKIMNMIKLYGKPIRVNKASAHNKNLDVGANIFIGNLDPEIDEKLLYDTFSAFGVILQTPKIMRDPDTGNSKGYAFINFASFDASDAAIEAMNGQYLCNRPITVSYAFKKDSKGERHGSAAERLLAAQNPLSQADRPHQLFADAPPPPSVPTPVVTALGPGVTPPGLPPPGSFPPPVPPPGALPPGMPPAMPPPPMPPGAGAPGPPSGAAPAGGHPPHPHPFPPGGMHHPGMPPMQVHHGPPGMGQHHPGPPGSGGQPPPRPPPGMPHPGPPPMGLPPRGPHFGSPMGHPGPLPHHGLRGPPPLMPPHGYNGPPRPPPYGYQRVPLPPRPAQRPPGVPPRGPLRGPLP, via the exons ATGGCGGCGGGACCGATTTCGGAGAGGAACCAGG ATGCCACGGTCTACGTGGGGGGGCTGGACGAGAAGGTCAGCGAGCCCCTGCTGTGGGAGCTCTTCCTGCAGGCCGGGCCCGTGGTCAACACGCACATGCCCAAGGACCGGGTCACGGGCCAGCACCAGG GGTACGGCTTTGTGGAGTTCCTGAGCGAGGAGGACGCTGACTACGCCATCAAGATCATGAACATGATCAAGCTCTACGGAAAACCCATCCGGGTGAACAAGGCCTCGGCCCACAACAAGAACCTGGACGTGGGCGCCAACATCTTCATTGGCAACCTGGACCCCGAGATTGATGAGAAGCTGCTCTACGACACTTTCAGCGCCTTTGGGGTCATCCTGCAGACCCCCAAGATCATGCGGGACCCCGACACGGGCAACTCCAAGGGCTACGCCTTCATCAACTTTGCCAGCTTCGATGCATCGGATGCAGCCATCGAGGCCATGAACGGGCAGTACCTGTGCAACCGCCCCATCACCGTGTCCTACGCCTTCAAGAAGGACTCCAAGGGCGAGCGGCACGGCTCGGCGGCTGAGCGGCTGCTGGCGGCGCAGAACCCCCTCTCCCAGGCTGACCGGCCCCACCAGCTCTTCGCCGatgcccccccacccccatccGTGCCCACGCCCGTGGTCACCGCGCTGGGGCCTGGGGTCACCCCCCCAG GCCTGCCTCCCCCTGGCTCGTTCCCGCCGCCAGTGCCGCCGCCCGGAGCGCTGCCCCCCGGGATGCCCCCGGCCATGCCCCCCCCGCCGATGCCACCGGGAGCCGGAGCCCCTGGGCCCCCCTCGGGAGCCGCCCCGGCCGGGGGACACCCCCCGCACCCGCACCCCTTCCCGCCAGGAGGGATGCACCACCCAG GAATGCCACCGATGCAGGTGCACCACGGgccacctgggatggggcaacacCACCCGGGACCACCAGGCTCCGGAGGGCAGCCacccccccggccccccccaGGAATGCCACACCCTGGGCCCCCTCCCATGGGGCTCCCTCCCCGGGGGCCACACTTTGGATCTCCAATGG GTCATCCTGGGCCGCTGCCGCACCACGGGCTCCGCGGGCCCCCCCCGCTGATGCCACCCCACGGCTACAACGggcccccccggcccccccctTATGGCTACCAGAGGGTCCCACTGCCTCCTCGGCCTGCGCAGAGACCCCCTGGAGTCCCCCCCCGGGGGCCCCTTCGGGGACCCCTGCCCTGA
- the SV2A gene encoding synaptic vesicle glycoprotein 2A — MDESFRDRTAFIRGAKDIAKEVKKHAAKKVSRGMDRVQDEYTRRSYSRFEEEEDDEDYAPQDGYYRGGEGANEEEGVSSDATEGHDEEDEIYEGEYQGIPRQESLKGGERLGAAAAAGAFDDSEGQRRKDREELAQQYELILQECGHGRFQWTLYFVLGLALMADGVEVFVVGFVLPSAEKDMCLSDSNKGMLGLIVYLGMMVGAFVWGGLADRLGRRQCLLISLSVNSVFAFFSSFVQGYGTFLFCRLLSGVGIGGSIPIVFSYFSEFLAQEKRGEHLSWLCMFWMIGGIYASAMAWAIIPHYGWSFQMGSAYQFHSWRVFVLVCAFPSVFAIGALTTMPESPRFYLENGKHDEAWMVLKQVHDTNMRAKGHPERVFSVTHIKTIKREDELIEIQSDTGTWYRRWLVRCLNLSQQVWSNFQQCFVPEYRRVTLMMMAVWFTMSFSYYGLTVWFPDMIKHLQSIEYASRTKLFTREKVRHFTFNFTLENQVHRAGEYYNDKFIGLKMKSVTFEDSLFEDCYFEDITSSNTFFKNCTFISTVFYNTDLFEYKFINSRVVNSTFLHNKEGCQLDFSDDNNAYMIYFVSFLGTLAVLPGNIVSALLMDKIGRLRMLAGSSVMSCISCFFLSFGNSESAMIALLCLFGGVSIASWNALDVLTVELYPSDKRTTAFGFLNALCKLAAVLGISIFTSFVGITKAVPILFASAALALGSSLALKLPETRGQVLQ, encoded by the exons ATGGACGAGTCGTTCCGGGACCGGACGGCGTTCATCCGCGGTGCCAAGGACATCGCCAAGGAGGTGAAGAAGCACGCGGCCAAGAAGGTGAGCAGGGGCATGGACCGAGTGCAGGATGAGTACACCCGGCGCTCCTACTCCCGCttcgaggaggaggaggacgacgAAGACTACGCGCCCCAGGACGGCTATTACCGGGGGGGCGAGGGGGCCAACGAGGAGGAGGGGGTGTCCAGCGACGCCACTGAAGGCCACGACGAGGAGGATGAGATCTACGAGGGAGAATACCAAGGGATCCCCCGGCAGGAGTCACTGAAGGGGGGGGAGCGCCTGGGGGCCGCGGCAGCCGCCGGTGCTTTTGACGACAGCGAGGGGCAGCGGAGGAAGGACCGGGAGGAGCTGGCGCAGCAGTACGAGCTCATCCTGCAGGAATGTGGCCACGGCCGCTTCCAGTGGACCCTCTACTTTGTCCTGGGCCTGGCCCTCATGGCTGATGGTGTCGAGGTCTTTGTGGTGGGCTTTGTCCTACCCAGCGCCGAGAAGGACATGTGCCTCTCTGACTCCAACAAGGGCATGCTGG GACTCATCGTGTACCTGGGCATGATGGTGGGCGCGTTCGTGTGGGGCGGGCTGGCCGACCGGCTGGGCCGAAGGCAGTGCCTCCTCATCTCCCTCTCCGTCAACAGCGTCTTCgccttcttctcctccttcgTCCAGGGCTACGGCACCTTCCTCTTCTGCCGCCTGCTCTCGGGTGTGGG CATCGGCGGCTCCATCCCCATCGTCTTCTCCTACTTCTCGGAGTTCCTGGCACAGGAGAAGCGCGGGGAGCACCTGAGCTGGCTCTGCATGTTCTGGATGATCGGGGGCATCTACGCTTCCGCTATGGCTTGGGCCATCATCCCCCACTACG gcTGGAGCTTCCAGATGGGCTCCGCGTACCAATTCCACAGCTGGAGGGTCTTTGTCCTCGTCTGCGCCTTCCCCTCGGTCTTTGCCATTGGGGCGCTCACCACAATGCCTGAGAGCCCACGCTTCTACCTTGAG AATGGGAAGCACGACGAGGCCTGGATGGTGCTGAAGCAGGTCCATGACACGAACATGAGGGCCAAGGGCCACCCTGAGAGGGTCTTCTCG GTTACCCACATTAAGACCATCAAGAGGGAGGACGAGCTCATCGAGATCCAGTCGGACACCGGGACGTGGTACCGGCGCTGGCTGGTCCGATGCCTCAACCTGTCCCAGCAG GTCTGGAGCAACTTCCAGCAGTGCTTCGTGCCCGAGTACCGGCGGGTGACGCTAATGATGATGGCGGTGTGGTTCACCATGTCCTTCAG CTACTATGGGCTCACCGTGTGGTTCCCGGACATGATTAAGCACCTGCAGAGCATTGAGTATGCATCGCGCACAAAGCTCTTCACACGTGAGAAGGTTCGGCACTTTACCTTCAACTTCACCCTGGAGAACCAAGTGCACCGTGCTGGGGAGTATTACAACGACAA GTTCATCGGGCTGAAGATGAAGTCGGTGACGTTTGAGGACTCACTCTTTGAGGACTGTTACTTCGAGGACATCACTTCCAGCAACACCTTCTTCAAGAACTGCACCTTCATCTCCACCGTCTTCTACAACACAG ATCTCTTCGAGTACAAGTTCATCAACAGCCGGGTGGTGAACAGCACGTTCCTGCACAACAAGGAGGGCTGCCAGCTGGACTTCAGCGACGACAACAACGCCTACATGATCTACTTTGTCAGCTTCCTGGGcaccctggctgtgctccctgggAACATTGTCTCGGCGCTGCTCATGGACAAGATTGGCCGCCTGCGCATGCTGG CCGGCTCCAGTGTCATGTCCTGCATCAGCTGCTTCTTCCTGTCCTTTGGGAACAGCGAGTCTGCCATgattgctctgctctgcctgtttGGGGGGGTCAGCATTGCCTCCTGGAATGCGCTCGACGTGCTCACCGTGGAGCTGTACCCCTCCGACAAGAG GACGACGGCATTTGGGTTCCTGAACGCACTGTGCAAGCTGGCAGCCGTGCTGGGCATCAGCATCTTCACGTCCTTTGTGGGCATCACCAAGGCCGTGCCCATCCTGTTTGCCTCAGCTGCGCTGGCCCTCGGCAGCTCCCTGGCCCTCAAACTGCCCGAGACACGGGGGCAGGTCCTGCAGTGa